From a region of the Brevinema andersonii genome:
- a CDS encoding glycosyltransferase family 32 protein, whose product MGSLKVLHRIYFGFDNKQDIYLDYLETWKKELPNYQIKYWNTENLPMDLNEYTQALFKEKDHAFLSDYFRWWILREYGGIYLDGDIEVINGKKFNQLVEELEASQEYDAFIGLEFKTQGYTAHSMASKKNSELTNFMCKVYENMGVLRHWRRKKWFVAPLLVDLYFYEKGIAQENLGFIETDQPVIEGHVKIYPVDYFSPVVSYCANSINNFQAYSSNTCICHHFVGSWTLDLKIQKKRNIYFKDYLEAQTKKKPKIIRIFSKIIQFTIKTLKSIPQKIKTLWEI is encoded by the coding sequence ATGGGGTCACTCAAAGTACTGCATAGAATCTATTTTGGATTTGACAACAAACAGGATATTTATTTGGATTATTTGGAAACATGGAAAAAAGAATTACCCAATTATCAAATAAAATACTGGAATACAGAAAATCTTCCTATGGATCTTAACGAGTATACTCAAGCTCTTTTCAAAGAAAAAGACCATGCATTTTTAAGCGATTATTTTCGTTGGTGGATCCTTCGTGAATATGGTGGTATTTATCTCGACGGCGATATAGAAGTAATAAACGGCAAAAAATTTAATCAGCTGGTAGAAGAACTAGAGGCTTCTCAGGAATATGACGCTTTCATAGGGCTTGAATTTAAAACTCAAGGATATACAGCACATTCAATGGCCAGCAAAAAGAACTCTGAATTAACCAACTTTATGTGTAAAGTTTACGAAAATATGGGAGTATTACGGCACTGGCGCAGGAAAAAATGGTTTGTTGCTCCACTTCTTGTTGATTTATATTTTTATGAAAAGGGCATTGCTCAAGAAAATTTGGGATTTATTGAGACTGACCAGCCAGTTATAGAAGGCCATGTCAAAATTTATCCTGTTGATTATTTTTCACCTGTGGTATCCTACTGTGCAAATTCCATCAACAATTTTCAAGCATACTCTTCAAACACTTGTATATGTCATCATTTTGTAGGATCGTGGACTCTTGATCTGAAAATCCAAAAAAAACGAAACATCTATTTTAAAGATTATCTCGAAGCACAAACTAAAAAAAAACCTAAAATCATACGTATTTTTTCAAAAATTATTCAATTCACTATCAAAACCTTAAAGTCTATTCCACAAAAAATAAAAACACTATGGGAAATTTGA
- a CDS encoding glycosyltransferase family 2 protein — protein MYPKISIIIPVYNTEEFLEECIHSCINQTLHDIEIIIINDNSPGNCREIVKKFQQLDSRIKFIDLPKNMGTLNTRIQGYKIAQGEFIQNVDSDDSLKPEACQIIYHKLTEFQADICHINPHLYLHPDKSQKAYNKIFTPQKCSLTQKKWIEKLLTKKLDNCMCFYIIKRSLINNLIPMLPENQHIILYEDLLQIFSLAFSISVNKIISIPDQLYWYRCNVGIMSKTLDIELFKKKIANTIQVTSTIINIFNKNIIESSPETSQKLHQYLFEISVAYFNIYFSMNKEEQIQIQQYIIKHGLQNEFIYWLTEINNNESLISDTATLSINEKRIIKLYRSIKNMICSSLPNKNIVIKIIRKKFLL, from the coding sequence ATGTATCCTAAAATTTCTATTATTATTCCCGTATATAATACCGAAGAATTTCTTGAAGAATGCATTCATTCGTGTATTAATCAAACACTTCACGATATTGAAATTATTATTATTAATGATAATTCTCCTGGAAATTGTAGAGAAATTGTAAAAAAGTTTCAACAGCTTGATTCTCGTATTAAATTTATTGATTTACCAAAAAATATGGGAACACTTAATACTAGAATACAAGGTTACAAAATAGCACAAGGAGAATTTATTCAAAATGTAGATTCTGATGATTCCCTAAAACCTGAAGCTTGTCAAATCATCTACCATAAACTCACCGAATTTCAAGCTGATATCTGCCATATAAATCCCCATTTATACCTTCATCCTGACAAATCACAAAAAGCTTATAATAAAATCTTCACACCACAAAAATGCTCTTTAACACAAAAAAAATGGATAGAAAAACTTTTAACAAAAAAACTTGATAATTGTATGTGTTTTTACATCATCAAAAGATCTTTAATTAATAACCTCATCCCTATGCTTCCTGAAAATCAACATATTATTCTTTATGAAGATTTACTACAAATTTTTTCTCTTGCTTTCAGTATCTCCGTTAATAAAATCATTTCTATACCAGATCAATTATACTGGTACCGATGCAATGTGGGAATTATGTCAAAAACACTGGATATAGAATTATTCAAAAAAAAAATTGCAAATACGATACAGGTTACATCTACAATTATTAATATTTTCAACAAAAACATTATAGAATCGAGTCCAGAAACAAGTCAAAAACTACATCAATATTTATTTGAAATATCCGTTGCCTATTTCAACATATATTTCTCGATGAATAAAGAAGAACAAATACAAATACAACAATATATCATAAAACACGGCCTACAGAATGAATTTATCTATTGGCTGACTGAAATAAACAATAATGAAAGCTTAATATCTGATACAGCTACCCTCTCCATTAATGAAAAAAGAATAATAAAATTATACCGTTCTATCAAAAACATGATATGCTCATCTTTACCAAACAAAAATATAGTAATAAAAATAATCAGAAAAAAATTTTTACTATAA
- the thiD gene encoding bifunctional hydroxymethylpyrimidine kinase/phosphomethylpyrimidine kinase, with amino-acid sequence MIKTVLTIAGSDCSGGAGIQADIKTITAHKMYAMSAITALTAQNTTGVYDIYPITADFVALQLDCIFKDIPPDAVKIGMVQSNEIIDIIVTKLKEYNAKNIVIDPVITSTSGSSLLCSQAIETIIKTLLPIANIITPNIAETETLAQLPVKNENDMILAAKKISALTSSPILIKGGHLKNKADDLLYIDGNYYWYRSEKINNPNTHGTGCTLSTAIACNLAKNMSLQQSIENAKNYITGALKSGLNIGKGLGPLNHVYSINIE; translated from the coding sequence ATGATAAAAACAGTATTGACTATCGCAGGATCTGACTGCAGCGGTGGTGCAGGCATTCAAGCTGATATCAAAACTATAACAGCTCACAAAATGTATGCCATGAGCGCCATAACAGCCCTAACAGCTCAAAATACAACAGGAGTTTATGATATATACCCTATCACTGCTGATTTTGTTGCATTACAACTGGATTGTATTTTCAAAGATATTCCACCAGATGCTGTTAAAATAGGTATGGTCCAAAGCAATGAAATTATTGATATTATTGTCACAAAGCTTAAGGAATATAATGCAAAAAATATTGTTATTGATCCTGTCATAACCTCAACAAGCGGCAGTTCTTTATTATGCAGCCAAGCTATAGAGACTATTATTAAAACTTTGCTTCCTATCGCTAATATCATAACCCCAAATATTGCCGAAACAGAAACACTAGCTCAGTTGCCTGTTAAAAATGAAAATGATATGATCTTAGCTGCTAAAAAAATATCTGCACTGACATCTTCTCCTATTTTGATTAAAGGAGGACATTTAAAAAATAAAGCTGATGATTTATTATATATTGATGGAAATTATTATTGGTATCGCTCCGAAAAAATCAATAATCCAAACACTCATGGAACAGGGTGCACACTATCAACTGCTATTGCCTGCAATCTAGCAAAAAACATGTCTCTACAACAAAGTATAGAAAATGCTAAAAATTATATCACAGGTGCATTAAAATCTGGACTAAATATTGGAAAAGGCCTTGGACCATTAAATCACGTTTATTCTATTAATATAGAATAA
- the thiE gene encoding thiamine phosphate synthase has protein sequence MKLDSQSLLLYAVTDRTWNKNNSLSEQVEKCLKGGVTLLQLREKHLDYETFLSEAQNIKKLCKKYRIPFIINDNVDIAIACNADGIHVGQEDTPADIIRSKIGNKILGVSVKTVEEALLAEKNGADYLGVGAVFPTSVKPDAIIITYSTLKDICQAVSIPVVAIGGISANNIRQLKGTGIDGVAVVAGIFGQPDITKATRNMLKLTQEIVIGGNS, from the coding sequence ATGAAATTAGATAGCCAATCTTTACTGTTGTATGCTGTAACAGACCGTACTTGGAACAAAAACAATAGTTTATCAGAACAAGTAGAAAAATGCTTAAAAGGAGGTGTTACATTACTACAGTTACGTGAAAAACACCTCGATTATGAGACCTTTTTATCAGAAGCACAAAATATCAAAAAATTATGCAAAAAATATCGAATACCATTCATTATCAATGACAATGTTGATATTGCTATTGCTTGTAATGCAGATGGAATCCATGTAGGACAGGAAGATACACCTGCTGATATTATAAGATCAAAAATAGGAAACAAAATATTAGGAGTTTCTGTGAAAACTGTTGAAGAAGCATTGTTAGCAGAAAAAAACGGAGCTGATTATTTAGGTGTAGGAGCAGTATTCCCAACATCTGTCAAACCTGATGCCATAATTATTACCTATTCAACTTTAAAAGATATCTGTCAAGCAGTATCGATTCCTGTAGTTGCCATTGGGGGAATTTCTGCTAACAATATCCGTCAACTAAAAGGCACAGGAATCGATGGTGTAGCTGTTGTTGCTGGTATTTTCGGGCAGCCGGATATTACAAAAGCTACCCGTAACATGCTTAAATTGACCCAGGAAATAGTAATTGGAGGAAATTCATGA
- the thiM gene encoding hydroxyethylthiazole kinase, with product MFDQILENIKIKSPLIHNITNYVTVNDCANILIACGASPIMSDAIEEVSEITKICAGLNINIGTLNAHTIEAMISAGKIANQLYHPVVLDPVGIGASKFRTDTVNILLKEISFSIIRGNISEIKNLALGTTTTKGVDANSADTINMDNINSILDFAQLLSQNTGAVIIITGAIDIVAGKEKAYIIKNGHPMMSKITGSGCMLSAMTTAYAAANADNILEAAAASVCAMGICGEKAYHTMKKNNNGNSSYRNYLIDEIYNLTGKALKDEANYEIR from the coding sequence ATGTTTGATCAAATCCTCGAGAATATAAAAATAAAATCACCATTAATCCATAATATTACTAACTATGTGACAGTCAATGACTGTGCTAATATCTTAATTGCGTGTGGAGCATCACCTATTATGTCTGATGCTATTGAAGAAGTCTCCGAAATTACAAAAATCTGTGCAGGCCTCAATATTAACATTGGCACACTTAATGCACATACAATTGAAGCAATGATTTCAGCTGGTAAAATAGCTAATCAACTATATCATCCTGTTGTTCTTGACCCTGTTGGCATAGGAGCTTCAAAATTTCGAACTGATACTGTTAATATTCTATTGAAAGAAATTTCATTTTCTATTATTCGAGGCAATATATCAGAAATAAAAAATTTGGCTTTAGGCACCACTACAACAAAAGGAGTAGATGCCAATTCGGCAGATACTATTAATATGGACAATATCAACAGTATTCTTGATTTTGCACAACTTCTATCACAAAATACTGGTGCTGTTATTATCATTACGGGAGCTATTGATATCGTAGCAGGTAAAGAAAAAGCTTATATTATCAAAAATGGCCACCCTATGATGTCAAAGATAACAGGATCTGGTTGTATGTTATCTGCAATGACTACAGCTTATGCGGCAGCTAATGCCGATAACATCCTAGAAGCTGCTGCTGCCAGTGTATGCGCAATGGGCATTTGCGGAGAAAAAGCTTACCATACTATGAAAAAAAACAACAATGGAAATTCCAGTTACCGTAATTATCTTATTGATGAAATTTACAATCTTACTGGAAAAGCTCTGAAAGACGAGGCAAATTATGAAATTAGATAG